The Parolsenella catena region CGGCGCAGGCGATCTACGCCGAGAACGAGCCGCTAATCCTGAAGTGCAAGAGCTTCATCCGAGAGGCCAAGGCCGCGTTGGCCAGGGCCGCGACCGCAGCCCTGGCGACAGAGCTCGGATGCTCCTACGAGGAGGCCGAGGACGCCTGCGCGGTGTCCGTCCACTTCCTGAACCCCGCCATGCCGACGCTCGCCCAGCAGACCGACAGCTCCATCAAGCTCGCCGCCGCCGTCGAGGGCTTCGCGGGCACGCCGACGTTCTGGCGCCTCAACGGCTTGGACGACGACGAGGTCAGGACCGTGGTGTCCGAGGTCAGGCGCAACGTCACCAAGGCGGCGGCGCTCGACCTGATGGCGGGCGTGCGCCAGGCGGCGGCGGATGATTAGCCGCAAGGAGTTCGACGCCTACAACCTCGAGGTGGCGAGGCTCGGCGACGAGGCCGCGTCAAACGTCGAGGAATCCATCATGGGATGGTGCAGGGCGCACGGAGACGCCACGGTCGCCGAGAAGCGCGAGGCCGCCAAGGTGATCATGGACGGCTTCGTGCAGGCGTACGACGAGGAGGCCGCGAGGTTCGCCGCCGACTGGTACGACTACAGGGCGGAGCTCGGCGGCGCGAGGCTCGACCAGGCGCTGACCATGACGACCTACAGCCCAGAGTCCGTCGACGAGGTCGCGCGCTACCAGGCGAAGAAGCTAGCGAAGAAGGGTGACGCGGCCTTCGCGAAGGCCTGCGGCGAGTACGCCAGGAACGACCTGTTCCGAAGCCTGAACGAGACGATCATCGTCAACGTGGGACGCGACAGGAAGAAGGGAGCGCGCTTCGCGCGCGTGCCCACCGGCACGGAGACGTGCACCTTCTGCCTCATGCTCGCCTCGCGCGGCGCCGTCTACCACACGAGGAAGACCGCCGGCGAGTTCAGACGGTTCCACCGCGGGTGCGACTGCAAGGTCATGGTGGGATTCGAGGACAATCCCGACGCCGAGCTCGTGGAGGGCGTGCGCCCCGAGGAGCTGCGCAGCCAGTTGGCCCAGTTCAAGGATATCGACGAGGACGAAAGCCTGACGAGTGCCGAGAAGGACGCGGCGAAGCGTGCCGTGCTCGGTTCGCCTGGGCCTCCAGTCGCGTACAAGAAGCCGAAAGAGGCCTTCGCGCACGAGCGCGGCGGCTCCTACGACCTCGCGGCGCACGAGGCGCTTCGGGCGGCCGGTCACGAGGTCGTCGTCCGCAAGGAGGACGCGCCGGAGGGCTTTTCCAATATCGACCTGCTGCTCGACGGAAGGCTATGCGAGCTGAAGAGCCCGACAAGCGATGCGTCTGGCATCAACGGGCTTAGGTTCATCGAGCGCAATATAAGAAAGGCAGTGCGGCAGTTCGAAAAGGTGGAAGGTGGGCCGGTAAGGCCCTCTATCGTCGCGCTTAACTGCGAGGAAGTCCCTGTGACGAGAGAGGACGCGCTGAAGCGCGTGCGGCTCGAGATGTCGAGGCATGACATCGACCGCGTTATCTTGTTGACCAGGGGCGGGGCCATAGACGACATAAAGAAATAAGCCCCAGGTTAGCTATCCAGCACGCCCAGGGCTTCTCAAATCAGATTATACACACCTGGCTAGCACAATGGCAGTGCGGCGGTCTCCAAAACCGCTTACCGGGGTTCGATTCCTCGGCCAGGTGCCATCGGGGCGTGGCGGAACGGCAGACGCGCGTGCCTCAGGAGCACGCGGGCATCGCCCGTGCGGGTTCGAGTCCCGCCGCCCCGACCGAAACGTTGAACCAGGCCATCCGCACGGGTGGCCTTTTTCATGCCGAAAAGCGCCCCGCACGGGGCAAGACGATGCCCCGCACGGGGCGGAAATGGAGGGAGCATGGCCCAGGAGACCACGCCCACCGGGACCAAGCCGACCGAACCTGCACAGGACGGAGACGCCGGTCAGGAGCCCGACTACAAGGCGCTCTACGAGAACGCGCTGAAGGAGTCGCGCAAGTGGGAGAGCCGCTCGAAGGCGAACCTCAAGGAGCTCGACGAGCTCAAGGCCGCGGCACCCAAGGCTGACCCGACCGTGGAGGAGCGCCTGAGCGCGCTGGAGAGCGAGAACGCCTCGCTGAAGGCGAGCGCCGCCCGCTCCGAGCTCGTCGACTCCGTGGCCAAGGCCACCGGACTCGACCGCTCCATCGTGGCGACGCTCAACGGTGAGGACGAGGACGCCCTCACCGAGCAGGCCAAGGCCGTGGCGGCCATCACGAAACCGACGGGCGGCGCGCCGAAGGTGCCCGAGGCAGGCGGCAAGCCCAAGCCCGGCAAGCCCTCCAAGAAGGACGTCCTCGGCATCGAGGACAAGAAGGAACGCCTGGCCGCCATCGCGGCCAACATCGACCTCTTCTAAGGAAGAAGAAAGGGGCTGGAACATGCCCGACATCAAGACCCTCGCGGCCGCCCGCAACGTCGACCTCGTGAACACCTTCACCAAGTCGCTCAACAAGCTGACCGCCATGCTCTCCACCTGCGCCCCCATCCAGGCGGCCGTCGGCGAGACCCTGCACCAGAAGAAGATCACCGGCAAGCTCTCGGAGGCGGAGTACACGGAGGGGCAGGACATCCCCCTCTCCACCTACGCCTTCCAGGACGTCAAGACCTACGAGGTCGAGCTGAAGCCCTACCGCAAGCAGACCACCCTGCAGGAGGTCAAGAAGCGCGGCTACGACGCCGCCGTCGACAAGACCGACGCCGCCATGCTCTCCGACATCCAGCGCGGAATCAAGAAGGACTTCGTGGCCGCCCTGGGCGCCGAGGGCACCACCGCGGCGACGGGCAAGTCCCTCGTCGCCACCGCAGCGAACGCCTGGGCCGCCCTCTCCAACCTCGTTGAGGACTACGGCTTCGGCGACGCTCAGGTCGTCTACTTCGCGAATCCCGTCGACTTCGCCAAGCAGATCGGCGAGTCCGAGGTCTTCTCCGCCTTCGGCATCTCCTACATCGAGAACTGGGCGGGCCTCGGCACGCTCGTCTCCACCGGAAGCGTCGCAGCGGGCACCATCTACGCCACCGTCAAGGACAACGTCAAGGTCTACGTCGCCCCGACCGACGGCGACGAGCTGTTCGGCTGCTACACCGACGAGTCCGGCTACATCGCCGTCTCGCACTCCGCCGAGCTGAAGAGCCTCACCTACGACACCGTGGCCTACGTCGGCCTCGTGTTCTTCGCCGAGTACATCGACTTCGTGGTCAAGGGCACCATCGCCCCGACCGCTTAGCAAAATCCCCTAAGGAGACGAAATGCTTGCCTTGGTAACCTACCCATACCGCGACCGCGAGACGCTCGCGGTCCACCTCGCAGGCGAGGAGGTGGAGCTGGCAGACGCGCGCTTCGCGGAGCTCTGCGCAGGCGGCTACGTCGACGTCCCGGCCGAGAAGCCCGCCGAGCCCACGGAGCCCGCCGCTGAGCAGGAGGTCGCGCCGCGGCCCGTGAGCGCCCCTGTCGAAATGACGGTGGCTGAGCTCCGGGCCGTCATCGAGTCCAAGGGCGGCTTCGCGCCGCGGAAGGCCACCAAGGCCGAGCTGCAGGCGATGCTGGCGGCCCTCTGATGGCCGCCAATCTCACCGTCACGCTCGAGGAGTACGCGGCCCGCTACGGCACGCCGCCAGACCCCGAGCGCGTCTCCGCGCTGCTCTCCGACGCCTGCGACATGCTGCTCACGGCCTACGAGGGCCGCTTTGGCTGCTACGTGGAGGGCGCCTACCCGGCGTTCGACCGCGGCTACAAGGCCGTGGCCTGCTCCGTCGTGAGCCGCGCCGTGAGCGTGCCCGACTGCTTCGCCGGCGCGACGCAGTACAGCCAGACGGCGGGCAGCTACAACGCCTCCGTGACCTTCGCCAACCCCACCGCCGACCTCTGGCTCGGCAAGTCCGACCTGAGGCGGCTCGGGCTGGCGGGCACGCGCATCGGCTCCATCGCACCGATGATCGGGGATGAGGACCGTGCTTAGCCTCATCCCCACGGAGGTGGTCACAGTAGTCCGTCCCACTGTGGAGCGCGACGACCTCGGTGAGCCGACGCTCGGAGAGCCTACACGCGAGGCGGTGCGCTGCGTCGTGTGCCCGGGGACGACCTCGGACATGGACGCGCCGCGCCCCGAGGGCGTCACCGTGGCCTACACGCTGCACTTCCCGAAGACCTATTCCGGGAGCCTGCGCGGCTGCTCGGTCGAGGTGCGCGGCGAGACCTACGACGTGGTGGGCGACCCACGGCGCACGACCGACGCCGCCACGCCCGGCCCCTGGAACCTGGCCGTGGAGGTGACCCGCGCTGATGGCTAGCAACGTCAAGTTCGGAAAATTCAAGGCCAACAAGGCAGGTTACAGCGCCGTCAAGAACTCAAGCGCCGTCCAGAGCATGCTCCGCGGCAAGGCCGACCGCGTGCGCTCCCAGGCCGTAAGCATGGCCGGGGGCAACGGTGAGGTCCGCGGCCCGGCGAGACACCACCCAAAGGACACCATCGCCTACCCGGGGTCCGAGTACCGCAAGCCGCCGTTCGTGACGAAACCCGTCGTGCTCCCGATAGCAGGCGACCACGCTTACATCGTGGCCACGGGCACGAACCACGGGCGATACAGCGAGGCGAAGCACAAGGTTCTCTCGAAGGCGCTCGGCGCGGCGAACGGATAGGAGAAGGCGCATGGACATCGAGGCCGTTGTGGCTAGAAGGATCTCGAAAGCCGTGGGCGTGCCGGGGCGCGTGGAGGTCACCGCGGACGCTCCGGAAAGCTTCATAAGCGTCGAGCGGCTGGGCGGGGGAGGCTCCATGTTCGAGCCCGTCCAGCTCGCCGTCGACTGCTGGGCCGGGAAGAAGCGGCGCAAGGTCGCTCAGGCCCTCTCCGAGAGGGTGAAGGCGGCCGTCTGCGACCTCGACGAGGAGCCGAACTTCTTCCATCCAGAAGTGACGAACTGCTACCGGCAGAACGACCCGGACACGGGCCGCTCAAGATACATCGTGCAGGCCCAGCTGTGGGTCTGCGAGTAGACAAGGAAGGGGCCTGCCAATGGCCGAAACCAACACCAACAACCAGGCGAACGTAAGCTCCGCCAAGGGCGTGAAGGGCGGGTACATCTTCTCCGCCCCCGTGGGAACGGAGCTGCCGACCGACATCAAGACCAAGCTCGACCCGGCCTTCAAGTGCCTCGGCTTCATCTCCGAGGACGGCTACGTCGAGTCGATCGACGAGGACGCCGACGACATCAACGACATGAACGGCGACGTCATGGACTCCACCAACTCAAAGCGCGTGGAGTCCGCCCAGGTCACCTTCGCCGAGGTCAAGGCCTCCACGCTGAAGCGCCAGTACGGCGACGCCAACGTCACCGACGAGAACGGTCTCATCACCGTCAAGCACAACGCCGACAGCCACGACGTCTTCTCCTACATCCTCGAGCTGGTCCTCAAGAACGGCCGCCGCTGGCGCAAGGTCGTGCCCAAGGGCAAGTCCTCCGAGCTGGACGAACTCACCATCGCCAGCTCCGAGCTGTGCCAGCGCGCGCTGACCATGAAGTACCTCACCGACGAGCAGGGAAACACCTGCTACGACTACTACGAGTCCACGGAGACCCAGGCCGCCTAGGCAATCCGATGCGGCGCGGGGCGACACGGCCCCGCGCCCTTTTTAAGCAAATGACCGGACAGTAAGGAGCGGCGAGAATGCCCACCAAGAAGAAGCGCGAGACCACGAAGTTCGAGTTCAGGGGCCAGGAGTTCGAGATGGACAAGACGGCGTTCGCGTCGCTCAAGGTCCAGACCGCGCTCAGCCTCGGCGACAAGGACCCGCGCGCGGCGAACGAGGCCATGAACCTCGTCTGCTGCGGCCGTCTCGTCGAGTACATCGGGCGAGTCCCGGACGCCGACGGCAACGCCCCGGACGAGCTTGGCTGCTCGACCGAGGACTGGTTGGCCTTCACCGGCGCCATGGCGGAGGCCGCCTCGGCAAAAAACTAGCCGGCTTCGCCCGCGACTGGCTCGGCCACCGCGAGGACACGGTGGCGGACTTCAGGCAGTTCTACGGCATCGACCTCCCCCTGGAGGCCGGGGACGAGGACTGCCGCCGCTGGGCGATGCTGTGGCACGCGCTGCCGCGCGAGTCGAGGACGGCGAGGCGGCAGAGCCCGGCGCTCGAGTGGAGCGAGGGCGAGTACATGCTCAACCAGGTGGTCTACTACCTCAACCTCCTCGCGTGGAGGCAGTGCACCAAGGACGGCCAGAAGGGGCGGCGCGCCCCGCAGCCGCCGAAGACCCCCGGCGAGAGGGCGGACGCCGAGCGGCGACGCGCCAACGCCGAGGCGGCGCGCGGCGAGATAGACAGAATCCTCGGCATCCCGGAAGGGGGTGCGTAAATGGCGGTCAACGTTGGCTCGGCTTCGGTCACCATCATGCCGACCATGAACGGCTTCGCGGCCAAGATGGACAAGGAGCTGGGCGGCGCGGGCAAGACGGGCGGCTCGGCCTTCTCCAAGGCGTTCGGCACGGCGGCGCAGCCGGGGACCGGCTTCCTCGGGAGGTTCCGCACCGCCGGCACCAGCGCCGGCTCGGCCATGGGCGAGTCCGTGGGCAAGGGCATCAGCGCCAAGGGCGCGGCAATCGCCGGGGCCATGGGCGGCCTCGCCGCGTCCATCGGCTCGAAGCTCGTGGGGACCATCCAGGGCCTGATGGGCGAGATAACGGGCGCCAGCGACTCGGCGCAGAAGTTCGCGAACACGCTGTCCTTCGCGAACATCGACGACTCGACCATCAAGCAGCTCACGTCCTCGACGCAGGCCTACGCGGACGAGACGGTCTACGACCTCTCCGACATCCGCAACACCACGGCGCAACTCGCCGCGAACGGCGTGGACAACTACGCCCAGCTCGCAGAGGCGGCGGGCAACCTGAACGCCGTCGCTGGCGGCAACGCCGACACGTTCAAGTCCGTGGCCATGGTCATGACCCAGACCGCCGGCGCGGGCAAGCTCACCACCGAGAACTGGAACCAGCTCTCCGACGCCATCCCGGGCGCGTCCGGCAAGCTCCAGGAGGCCCTGAAGGCCAACGGGGCCTATACGGGCAACTTCCGCGAGGCGCTGGAGAAGGGCCAGGTCTCCGCCGAGGAGTTCAACAAGGCGGTCATGGACCTCGGCATGACCGACGCGGCCAAGGAGGCGGCCACCTCCACCGCCACCATCGAGGGCGCCATGGGCAACCTCGAGGCCGCGGGCGTCACGGCCGGCGCGAAGGTCCTCGACGCGTTCAAGCCGCTCCTCACCGGCGGCATCAACGGCGCGACCGACGCCATCACCGCCGTCACGGATGGCGTGTCGGCCTTCATCGACTCGTGCGCGCAGAATGGCGCGGCCCAGACTCTATCGGACATCATCGGGCAGCTGGGCACCGCCGCGGGCAACGTGGGCGGCGCGCTGGGGAGCCTCGCGCTCGCCGTGCTCGGCATCCAGCCAAGCGGTGACGCCGCGACGGACGCGGCCAACGGCCTCAAGGACGCCCTCGGCGCGGCCCAGCCGGTCATCCAGGGCGTCTCCGACGCGACCGGATGGCTCAGGGACCACGCGGCGGAGGCCGCGCCCTACGTCCAGGGACTGGCCCTCGCCTTCGCGGCCGTGCGCGCGGCCCAGGGCATCGCCGGGTTCGTGACGGCCTTCTCGGCGGCGGTCGGCGGCGTGTCCGTCACCGCCCCGGTCGCCACGGCTGGCACCACCGCGCTCGCGGGCGGCGAGACGGCCGCAGGCACCGCCGCCGGCGTCTCCGCCGCGCAGATGCTCGCCTTCGGTGCCGCCGTGCTCATGGTCGGCGCGGGCGTGCTGCTCGCCGCCGCCGGCATGCTCGTCATCGCCACGGCGGCAATCCAGGTGGCGTCGGCGGGCCCGACGGCCGCCGTCGGGATGCTCGCCATGGTTGGCGCGGTCGCCGGCCTCGCCGTCGGTGCCGCCGCCCTGGGTCCCGCGCTCACCGCCGGGGCCGTCGGCATGCTCGCCTTCGGCGGCGCGGTGGCCCTCGTCGGCGCGGGCGTCCTCTTGGCGTCCGCCGGCCTGATGCTGCTCGGCGCGGCGCTCCCCGGCATCTCCGCCTATGGGATGACGGCGGCGGTCGGCATCCTCGCGCTCGGCGCGTCGATGCTCGTGCTCGGCCCTGGCGCCATCGTGGCCGCCGCTGGCCTCACGGTGCTCGGCGCGGGCGTTGCCGTGGCCGCGGCGGGCGTGACGCTGCTCGCGGCCGGAGCCATGCTCCTCGGCGCCGGGCTCGCCCTCGTTGCGGGCTCGGTGGTCGTGGCCTCCGCCGGAATCGTCGCCATGGGCGTGGCCATGCCCATGGTGTCGTCCTCCGCGCCGGGCGCGGCTGCCGGGCTCGCCGCCCTCGCGGCGGCGGCGCTCGCGGCATCGCCAGGGCTGCTCGCGGCGGTGCCCGCCATGAGCGCGTTCTCCTCCGCGTGCTCCACCGCCTCGTCCGCCTCCTCGCAGGCGCGCTCCGGCATCGACCAGGTCAAGCTCGCGAGCCAGTCCATGGCCACGGCGGCCAAGGCCTCCTTCCGGGACTTCGCAAACTCGGCGAAGAGCGCTGCCTCGACCGCTTCTAACGCTGTCATGGGCGCCTGCCGCCAGATGTCAGCAGAGGTCGGGTCGCTCAGGCTCACGCTCCCGCGCATCCAGGTTGGCGCGCTGCCGCACTTCTCCATGAGCGGGAGCTTCGACGCCCAGACCGGTTCCGTGCCCTCCGTGCACGTGAATTGGTATAAGAGCGGCGGCGTCTTTGCCGCGAACAGCCCGCAGCTCATCGGCGTGGGCGACAACCGGCGCTACGACGAGGCGGTGGTCCCGCTGAGCCCGAGAGTCCTGCGCGGCATCGGCGAGGGCATTGATGTCGAGCGAGGCGGCGACGACGCGTCCGTCATCGCGTGGCTCGAGCGCAACCTGCCGGCGATCATCCAGAGGTACACACCGGTCACGCTCGAGCGCGACCTCGACCGGCACGTGAGGGCGGTGATTGCTGGTGCATAGGCTCACCTACACGTCATCGACGGGCAAGGTAATCGAGCTAGACGCCGCTGGGGCCTACGTCGGCACCGCGCCGAAGCTCAGGAGCCGCGAGTGGTCCTACGAGCTGTCGTGGAGGGGCGCATACGGCATCTCCCGCGACGCCCGCGAGGCCACGGTAGACGCCCACCTCAGCCCGGAGGCGGCCGACGCCCTGCGCGAGCAGGCCGACCGCGACATGGCCGACTCGTCCCCCGGCAGGCTCACCTTCGACGGCGAGTGGTGCCAGAGGGCCTACCTGGCCAAGTCCGACGTGTCGGAGGTGTACGGCAGGCGCGGCATAAAGACCGAGCTGACCTTCCTGCTGCTCGACGGCGCCTGGAGCCGCGAGGTCACGACGGGCTTCTACGCCAACGAGGTCTCGGACGGCTCCGCGCTCGACTTCCCGCACGATTACGAATACGACTACGGCGGCAGCGGCGCGAACCGCACGATCACCGTAGCCGGGCTGGTCCCGGCCGATTGCAAGCTGACGATCTACGGACCCGCGACGGACCCGCGCGTGACCGTGACGCAGGGCGAGTTCTCGAACACCTACAGCGTAAAGGTCGCGGTGCCGGGCGGCTCGCGCCTCGTCATCGACGGGTCGAGCCATCCGAAGGGCATCCAGCTCATCGGTACCTACGGTGAGGTGGAGGACCGGTTCGCCGACGGCGTGCGCGGGGAGGGCGCGGGCTCCGGCTCGTACTGCTTCGAGCCGCTGCGCCCCGGCACCTCGACCGTGTCGTGGGACGGCTCGTTCGGCTTCGACATCACGCACTACCAGGAGGAGGGCGAGCCGCCGTGGAGCTGATAGTCGCTGACAGCGCGGGCAAGACCCTCTTCCCGCTCGCCGACTTCGAGCTGGACATGGACGCGGGCTGGGGCGACGGCGTGGACAACACGTTCGACCTCATAGTCCGCGACCCCGACGCGCCGCTCCCCGAGGCCGCCTGGCGAGTGTTCGCCGACGGCACCGAGATGGGCGGGCGCGTCGAGGGCTTCGAGCTCAAGACGGGCCGCGCGTCCTCCGAGCTGCACTGGAAAGGCTCCACATGGACTGGCGTGCTCGCCAAGCGGCTGCTATGGCCGGACGCCGGGCAGGACTGGCTCACGCTATCCGGCGACGCGAACGCCGTGCTCAGGCGGGCAATCGAGCGCCTGGGGCTGAGGTCGTTCTTCTCCGTGCCCGACGGGGACGCGGGCGTGGCCGTGAGTCACAGGTGCTCGCGCGACGTGCCGGACGCCTGGACGAACCTCCGCCTTGCCATGAAGTCTGCTGGTCTGCGCCTCGACGCAAAGTGGGTCGACGGCTCGTGCGAGCTCCAGGCCTTGCCCGTCACCGACTGGCGCGGCCGCGTGGACTCGGACCTCGTGGGCTTCGACCTGACGAGCGACCTGCTCGTCACCAACCATTTGAAGGCGGCAGGCAAGGGCGAGCTGGCGTCCCGTCAGGTCGTGGACGTCTACGCCGACAACAAGGGCAACGCGGGCACGTCAAAGGCCATGGCGGGCGTCTTCGAGCTGGAGGAGTACTACGACGCCAACAACTCCGAGGGCGACGACCTGCGAGACCAAGCCATGGACCGCCTGAAGGACATGCAGGCCGAGGGCGGCGTCAAGGTCACCGTCGGCGAGGGCGTGAGCTTCGGCCTAGGCGACATCGTGGAGGCCCGGCACTACTCGCCGAACGTCACGGTGAGCGTCGAGATATCGAGCCGTGTCACCGCGGCGACCGGCGCGGGCGTCGCGGTCACCTACGGGGCCTCGCCCGGCACGACGAAGATAGGTTAGGAGCATCACATGGAACTGGTAACCGGCAAGGCGGGAACCCCGCACGTCAGCTCTGCGGACGACGGCCGCCGCATCGCGGGCGAGGTCGGCACGGGCAGCTACGTCTTGCAGACGGGCGGCAGGCTCGCGCCGTCGCTCGTTGACGCGAACACAGTGAGGTTCGCCACGGGCGACATGATCGTGCAGGGCCGCCACATCGGCCTCACGGCCCCCGAGGACGTGAAGGTGGCCTCCGGTACGCAGGGAAAGAAGCGCACCGACTACGTCTGCGTGCACTACAAGCGCGACGTGAGCGGCGCGAACCCCACGCTCGTGGAAACTGTGGAGTGGACCGTGCTGCAAGGCACGCCGGGCACGGAAGCGACCGCTCCGAGCGTGCCCGCCGGGTCAATCCTGGACGGCGACGCCGACGTGACCGTGCCGATCGCGAGTGTGTCCTTCGACGGCCTCGCGACGGGGGAGCCTAAGCTGCTCGTCCCGGTCCTCACCCCACTCGCCACCCTCGGGGATTCCGTATCCCAGACGGCTTCTCAGCCGTTTCCGGGCGGCTACCTGTACCGCATCGGCTCGCTGTGTGTCTTGCAAATCCAGAACATGACCATCCAGGCCGGCGTGGTCCGCACAGCCGGAAAGCTGACGACAAAGCCCACGCGCGAGGTCGTCGGGGCCATCTCCTACGGAAGCTCGGCGGGCTACGTGTCCGTCCACGCGGACGGCACCGTCTACTGCACCAGCAAGGCTTCCGGCGACTTCTCCGGCCAGGTCTGCTTCGTCGCCTAGACGGCGTAGGTGACAGAGAACGACATCAGCGTGGTCTTGGTGATCGTCACGGCCCGCGTCAAGATCTTGACGGCGCCGCCGTGTTCGACGTCGATTGGCACGATCATATTCGTGTCGGTCTCGACGAACGCGGAGGCGCCTACCGTCGTTGACGGCCTCATGCCTTCCGGGAGTGTGGCAACGACGCCAGACGACCAGGCTGGAATGGCGACCGAGGCAGCAGACAGCGTCGCCGAGACGGTGCAGACCCGCCCGACGCGGGTCGCCGAGACCCCGCCTGACGAAAACGATTGAGTCTGGGATACGGAATGCTAGCCGTATATCGCGACGATCGTCTCGGCGTCGCCCGCGCCGAAAATCAGCGCGCTGCCGAGACCAGACGACACGTATCTGTTGTATATGACGTCCTTGAAGGTCACCTGTTCGCCTGATATCGACGCCGTCGCGTATGCGGTCACGACCGAGGAGCCGCCTCCGTCAGCCGCCGCAGCGACGACGTGCGTCCCGTCCGAGGTCGGCATGACGCCGCTCGCGCCGCTCCCGAAGGCGACGGTCACCGCCGCGCGGCCTTTGAGGCCGGGGATGGTGACCGTGCCGTCATGTTTGATTCCCGGCCTCGCCAAGACACGGGATACGGAATGCTATGCCGTGTGGATGCCACGTTTCCGGCAGCTTAGTAGCATTCCGTATCCCACGGCGGCGAGCAGCCGTTCGCGGGAGGCTACCTGTACCGCTTCGGGCCGCTGCGCGTGCTCCAGATCCAGAACATGACGCTTCAGGCAAACGTGCCGCGAACGGTGGGCAAGCTGCCGGTGAAGCCGACGCGCGAGGTGGTCGGCGCGATCTCCTACGGCACCTCGGCGGGATACGTTTCCGTCCACACCGACGGGACCGTAATCTGCATGGCCAAGGCCGGAGGCGACTTCTCCGGTCAGGTCTGCTTCCTGGCCGGCTAGGCGGCGAACGTGACGCTCACGTCAACCTTGCTCCACACGATCTCGTCCTGTACGTACATGTGCATTAGAAAGACGCTTCCGTCGGTATCGACGCGGACCATGCCCCAGGCCTGGTCGTTGACGCCGAACAGCGCCATGACCCGCACGCGCGGAGCGCAACCGTCGGCGAGCTCCGCGACCTTGATTGGGTTCACCGCACGCGTGAGCGACTTGCTTCCGCTGATGTGGATTGTCACGCACCCGCCGCGCTTGAAGCCCTCGACGATGAGGTCGTTGAAGACCTGCTTTTTGACGGGGGATACGGAATGCCCTATCCGTTGAGGAGCAACCGCTCGACCTCGCGTTGCGCGTCCTTGCAGATGCGCGGCCTCGGCACGATGTAATGCTCGTAGGCCGTGCCGATGTCGGTGTGGCCGAGCATCATGGCCACAGTCTCGATTCCCACGCCCGCCTCGACCGCGAGCGTCGCCCACGTGTGGCGGCACTCCGTCATCGAGGTCCAGGCCGCGCCCGCGCGGCGGCAGGCCGACCGGATGCGCCGCGCGACCGCGTCGGGCGACAGCTCGCAGAGCCAGCCGGAGCGGCCCCTGCGCAGCGCGCGCAGCCGCCTCACGGCGAAGCGGGGGAGCCAGCAGGACCGCGCCGAGCGCTCCGTCTTCGGCGCCTCCACGACCTCGTGGCCATGGACCACCTGACGCGAGCGCCTGACGCGGACCTCGCCCGTGCGCAGGTCGATGTCGGACCACTTGAGGCCGCACGCCTCGCCGCGCCGAAGGCCGAGCGTCACCGAGCAGATGGCGACGGCCTCGCACTCGTGGCCCCACAGGGCGCGGAGGTAGGAGCGCACCTGACCCGCCTCCATCGTGCGCGGGCGGCGCGCGGCCTTGCGCGGCAGCTCGACGCCGGCGGCGGTGGGGTCGTACATCCGCACGCCCAGGCGGCGAATCGCCCAACGGACGACCTGCCGCAGTGTCTTGTACGCCTTCTCGGCGGCACCCGGCAGCTCGAACCCGTCCACCCAGGCCTGGACGTCCTCGGGCGCGATGGACTCCAGCTCGACCCCTCCCCACCTCGGCAGCACGTGCAGCGCGAGCGCGGACTCGTAGCCCGCGAGGGTGCAGGCGCGCAGGCGCCTCGCCTTGTCGTCCATGTACTCGCGCGCGGCGGTTTCAAACAACATTTCGACCTCGATTCGAGAAGAAATCCCAGACGTTGTGACGGACGGAACCCGCCACCATGCCTGGGATTTTTCCCGC contains the following coding sequences:
- a CDS encoding VG15 protein, encoding MISRKEFDAYNLEVARLGDEAASNVEESIMGWCRAHGDATVAEKREAAKVIMDGFVQAYDEEAARFAADWYDYRAELGGARLDQALTMTTYSPESVDEVARYQAKKLAKKGDAAFAKACGEYARNDLFRSLNETIIVNVGRDRKKGARFARVPTGTETCTFCLMLASRGAVYHTRKTAGEFRRFHRGCDCKVMVGFEDNPDAELVEGVRPEELRSQLAQFKDIDEDESLTSAEKDAAKRAVLGSPGPPVAYKKPKEAFAHERGGSYDLAAHEALRAAGHEVVVRKEDAPEGFSNIDLLLDGRLCELKSPTSDASGINGLRFIERNIRKAVRQFEKVEGGPVRPSIVALNCEEVPVTREDALKRVRLEMSRHDIDRVILLTRGGAIDDIKK
- a CDS encoding Gp19/Gp15/Gp42 family protein; the protein is MAANLTVTLEEYAARYGTPPDPERVSALLSDACDMLLTAYEGRFGCYVEGAYPAFDRGYKAVACSVVSRAVSVPDCFAGATQYSQTAGSYNASVTFANPTADLWLGKSDLRRLGLAGTRIGSIAPMIGDEDRA
- a CDS encoding phage tail tube protein, which encodes MAETNTNNQANVSSAKGVKGGYIFSAPVGTELPTDIKTKLDPAFKCLGFISEDGYVESIDEDADDINDMNGDVMDSTNSKRVESAQVTFAEVKASTLKRQYGDANVTDENGLITVKHNADSHDVFSYILELVLKNGRRWRKVVPKGKSSELDELTIASSELCQRALTMKYLTDEQGNTCYDYYESTETQAA
- a CDS encoding tape measure protein, with protein sequence MAVNVGSASVTIMPTMNGFAAKMDKELGGAGKTGGSAFSKAFGTAAQPGTGFLGRFRTAGTSAGSAMGESVGKGISAKGAAIAGAMGGLAASIGSKLVGTIQGLMGEITGASDSAQKFANTLSFANIDDSTIKQLTSSTQAYADETVYDLSDIRNTTAQLAANGVDNYAQLAEAAGNLNAVAGGNADTFKSVAMVMTQTAGAGKLTTENWNQLSDAIPGASGKLQEALKANGAYTGNFREALEKGQVSAEEFNKAVMDLGMTDAAKEAATSTATIEGAMGNLEAAGVTAGAKVLDAFKPLLTGGINGATDAITAVTDGVSAFIDSCAQNGAAQTLSDIIGQLGTAAGNVGGALGSLALAVLGIQPSGDAATDAANGLKDALGAAQPVIQGVSDATGWLRDHAAEAAPYVQGLALAFAAVRAAQGIAGFVTAFSAAVGGVSVTAPVATAGTTALAGGETAAGTAAGVSAAQMLAFGAAVLMVGAGVLLAAAGMLVIATAAIQVASAGPTAAVGMLAMVGAVAGLAVGAAALGPALTAGAVGMLAFGGAVALVGAGVLLASAGLMLLGAALPGISAYGMTAAVGILALGASMLVLGPGAIVAAAGLTVLGAGVAVAAAGVTLLAAGAMLLGAGLALVAGSVVVASAGIVAMGVAMPMVSSSAPGAAAGLAALAAAALAASPGLLAAVPAMSAFSSACSTASSASSQARSGIDQVKLASQSMATAAKASFRDFANSAKSAASTASNAVMGACRQMSAEVGSLRLTLPRIQVGALPHFSMSGSFDAQTGSVPSVHVNWYKSGGVFAANSPQLIGVGDNRRYDEAVVPLSPRVLRGIGEGIDVERGGDDASVIAWLERNLPAIIQRYTPVTLERDLDRHVRAVIAGA
- a CDS encoding tyrosine-type recombinase/integrase, whose translation is MLFETAAREYMDDKARRLRACTLAGYESALALHVLPRWGGVELESIAPEDVQAWVDGFELPGAAEKAYKTLRQVVRWAIRRLGVRMYDPTAAGVELPRKAARRPRTMEAGQVRSYLRALWGHECEAVAICSVTLGLRRGEACGLKWSDIDLRTGEVRVRRSRQVVHGHEVVEAPKTERSARSCWLPRFAVRRLRALRRGRSGWLCELSPDAVARRIRSACRRAGAAWTSMTECRHTWATLAVEAGVGIETVAMMLGHTDIGTAYEHYIVPRPRICKDAQREVERLLLNG